A single Venturia canescens isolate UGA chromosome 1, ASM1945775v1, whole genome shotgun sequence DNA region contains:
- the LOC122418617 gene encoding extensin-like isoform X3, translated as MLEEEEARQRAGHPSLKRVAWPPPPEDQDCVDFVEKSPVQAKTRGEYITYESSPSSGGSPHSPVTIGTLPRGSPQASSPSPISPSGTLRQPSHFHQQQQPVKTWAPVTPPATSPLPYQQSPLQQYNTRPQQTQQLQQQPWKQNSFDSYNHSTPKEKQPESITVYHQPTFAPPPSLITLRPQPPISQAPAPVYQAQPAATMAPISGNMRGDTKWPPESVKAQTEAENRARLELAKGPAVRPRRVHKDYSGFFAQHALNSTYPGYRAPPGTQYFSPSYQH; from the exons ATGCTCGAAGAGGAAGAAGCGCGACAACGGGCTGGACATCCGA GTCTGAAACGAGTAGCTTGGCCACCTCCGCCCGAGGATCAGGACTGCGTCGACTTCGTCGAAAAGAGTCCAGTGCAAGCCAAG ACTCGAGGTGAGTACATAACGTACGAGAGCAGTCCCTCGTCCGGTGGATCACCCCACTCGCCGGTCACGATAGGGACTTTACCACGTGGCTCACCACAGGCGTCTTCACCTTCGCCCATAAGTCCTTCGGGTACTCTTCGACAACCTTCCCATTTTCACCAACAACAACAACCGGTCAAAACTTGGGCACCCGTTACACCACCTGCAACATCGCCTCTCCCTTATCAACAATCTCCTCTGCAGCAATACAATACTCGCCCTCAGCAAACTCAACAACTTCAGCAGCAACCTTGGAAG CAAAACTCTTTCGACTCCTACAATCATTCGACGCCGAAGGAAAAACAGCCTGAATCGATTACGGTTTATCATCAACCGACTTTCGCACCACCACCGTCTCTCATAACTCTCAGGCCTCAGCCACCAATATCACAG GCGCCGGCACCGGTTTATCAAGCTCAACCCGCGGCGACGATGGCACCGATCAGCGGTAATATGAGAGGAGACACGAAGTGGCCACCAGAATCGGTCAAAGCTCAAACAGAGGCGGAAAACAGAGCGAGATTGGAATTGGCGAAGGGACCAGCTGTGAGACCGCGAAGAGTCCACAAAGATTATAGTGGTTTTTTCGCTCAACATGCACTTAACAGCACTTATCCCGGTTACCGAGCACCGCCTGGCACTCAATATTTTTCGCCCAGCTATCAACATTAA
- the LOC122418617 gene encoding leucine-rich repeat extensin-like protein 5 isoform X2 gives MDPVARLPRPCPMSTAEVRRLVRPRSHFREYWSPFCPQDGRHCRILFEPKTGLKRVAWPPPPEDQDCVDFVEKSPVQAKTRGEYITYESSPSSGGSPHSPVTIGTLPRGSPQASSPSPISPSGTLRQPSHFHQQQQPVKTWAPVTPPATSPLPYQQSPLQQYNTRPQQTQQLQQQPWKQNSFDSYNHSTPKEKQPESITVYHQPTFAPPPSLITLRPQPPISQAPAPVYQAQPAATMAPISGNMRGDTKWPPESVKAQTEAENRARLELAKGPAVRPRRVHKDYSGFFAQHALNSTYPGYRAPPGTQYFSPSYQH, from the exons ATGGACCCCGTTGCACGGCTCCCTCGACCGTGTCCGATGTCTACCGCTGAAGTGCGCCGTCTCGTGAGGCCCAGAAGTCATTTTCGCGAATATTGGTCACCGTTTTGCCCTCAGGATGGTCGTCACTGCCGTATATTATTTGAACCAAAAACAG GTCTGAAACGAGTAGCTTGGCCACCTCCGCCCGAGGATCAGGACTGCGTCGACTTCGTCGAAAAGAGTCCAGTGCAAGCCAAG ACTCGAGGTGAGTACATAACGTACGAGAGCAGTCCCTCGTCCGGTGGATCACCCCACTCGCCGGTCACGATAGGGACTTTACCACGTGGCTCACCACAGGCGTCTTCACCTTCGCCCATAAGTCCTTCGGGTACTCTTCGACAACCTTCCCATTTTCACCAACAACAACAACCGGTCAAAACTTGGGCACCCGTTACACCACCTGCAACATCGCCTCTCCCTTATCAACAATCTCCTCTGCAGCAATACAATACTCGCCCTCAGCAAACTCAACAACTTCAGCAGCAACCTTGGAAG CAAAACTCTTTCGACTCCTACAATCATTCGACGCCGAAGGAAAAACAGCCTGAATCGATTACGGTTTATCATCAACCGACTTTCGCACCACCACCGTCTCTCATAACTCTCAGGCCTCAGCCACCAATATCACAG GCGCCGGCACCGGTTTATCAAGCTCAACCCGCGGCGACGATGGCACCGATCAGCGGTAATATGAGAGGAGACACGAAGTGGCCACCAGAATCGGTCAAAGCTCAAACAGAGGCGGAAAACAGAGCGAGATTGGAATTGGCGAAGGGACCAGCTGTGAGACCGCGAAGAGTCCACAAAGATTATAGTGGTTTTTTCGCTCAACATGCACTTAACAGCACTTATCCCGGTTACCGAGCACCGCCTGGCACTCAATATTTTTCGCCCAGCTATCAACATTAA